TCGTCGGCTACGGCGCCCACACGCTCGGCCACCGCCTGTCGCACATGGACCTCCCGCTGGATCGCTCGCTGGCGGAGCTGACCGCCCACGCCGTGAGCGCCGGCGCCATCATCGGCATCATCTACGGCAACATGCCGGAGTTGGGCCTCCTGCTCGGGCTGTCGATCGTCTCTCACAAGGGGCCCGCCGGCTACGCGGCGGTCCGGCGGTTCTCCGGGGGCGGCGGCGACTGGTCGGCGATCCTGCTGCCGGCGGCGGGCGTCGGCGTCGCCGCGATCGCCTCGTCGCTGTTGGCGCTGCCCGCCTCGGGGGCGGTCCGCGGCGTCGTCTTCGGTTTCGCGACCGGCGTCTTCCTCCACGTCGCGATGGACTTCCTCCCCGAGTGTGAGATCGGCAGCGAGGTCCACGAGTCGCTGAGCCACGAGGGCGATGCCCACACCCTGCTGGACCGCCTGCGCGTCCACGCCGTCGCCAGCACCGCGCTCGGCGGGCTCGCGGTGTTCGTCGGGTGGACGTTCGTCGTCTGAAACGGGAACCGGGCCGCGGTTTCGACGGCGATGCCTACGACGTGACCCGCCGGATCTGCACGGAGATGCCGGCGGCCGCGACCAGCAGCACCGCCAGGTTGAACGCGCCGTGGAACAGCGAGCGGTACTCCGCGACGACCCACTGGTTGATCGTCCGGGAGACGGCGCCGTAGAACTGGATCCCCG
This genomic stretch from Halobaculum roseum harbors:
- a CDS encoding ZIP family metal transporter translates to MADVTTDGAGRSRPTRTRLIGAASTAALVAATAYALATGRTKLFGIAWIAFAAMALAGWLGARTSDTHAGTLVWGYGLAAGAMITSAAVFLLPQALGQHPAYGGFGVAIGLLVGYGAHTLGHRLSHMDLPLDRSLAELTAHAVSAGAIIGIIYGNMPELGLLLGLSIVSHKGPAGYAAVRRFSGGGGDWSAILLPAAGVGVAAIASSLLALPASGAVRGVVFGFATGVFLHVAMDFLPECEIGSEVHESLSHEGDAHTLLDRLRVHAVASTALGGLAVFVGWTFVV